ATGCTTTATCAACACCCAATTTATTAACTTTATTAACTACTGTATTAACTTTATTAACTCTTTCATCACCTTTCATAATCATTCTTTTCACCACCGCTGACCCACACACTGGACATTTCTCTGGCATCTTGAACTTTCGTTCCTTTCCGGTCCTCATTTTGGGCAAAACCCTCACAATATCCGGAATTACATCACCGGCTTTTTGTAAAATCACGGTATCGCCTATTCGTACATCCAATCGCTCAATTTCATCCATGTTATGCAACGTCGCTCGAGAAACAGTTGACCCCGCCACGCGCACGGGTTTAAGATGGGCCACTGGAGTGAGAGTGCCCACGCGACCGACCTGAACTTGGATATCTTCCACGACTGTAGTTGCTTGTTCGGCGGTAAATTTATAGGCGCAAGCCCAGCGAACATGTTTGGCGGTTCGCCCCAACTTCTTTTGCAGACCAATAGAATTGACTTTCATAACAATACCATCAATCTCATAGTCTAATTCACTGCGTATTTTAGCTACCCTGTCAAAAAATTTTTTAATTTCTCCGACGCTTTTAACTGGAGCAAAATGTTCATTAATCTTAAAACCCAGGTTTTTTAAATATCTAAGTGTTTCTTCTTGGGTTGTTTTCTGGGGACCGCTGTAAATTGAATAGATAAAACAATCCAGGTCGCGTTCCGCCGCAACTTTTGGATCAAGCTGTCGAACCGTGCCAGCCGCCGCATTGCGAGGATTAGCAAAGATCTGTCCGCCTGATTTTTTGCCGCTGGCATTCAATCTTTTAAAACTTGCCTGCGGCATGTAGACCTCGCCGCCAACTTCAATGTCTATTTCTTTCTTTAACTTAAGGGGCACGCTTTTGATTGTCCGAACCGTGTGGGTAACATTTTCGCCAATAAATCCATCACCCCGAGTCACGGCTTTATCCAAGACTCCTTTTTTGTAAATCAGGGTAATATTTAAACCATCAATTTTCAGTTCGCAAGTATATTCAATGTCCCCATCCATTGGTAAATCTAAAAATCTCTTGACCTTCCTGTCAAATTCTAAAACCTCTTCAAAGCTAAACACATCGCCAAAAGAATATTTTGGCGCTTTATGCCGCACTTTTTCAAACTTATCCAAAGCTTTGCCGCCAATTCGCTGGGTGGTTGAATCAGGGGTAACAAATTCTGGAAATTGCTTTTCTAATTTTTCCAGCTCCTTTTTTAAACTATCGCGCGCCGCGTCACTGACAATGGGTTTATCTAAAACATAATAAGCATAATCAATGTCTTGCAATTGACTCTTAAGTTTTTCTATGCGGTTTTTGGCTTGGGGTTTAGTCATTTTTTTCATGAAAGCATTAAAGCATGAAAGCATTAAAACATTAAAGCAAAAAAGCATTAAAGCA
The nucleotide sequence above comes from Patescibacteria group bacterium. Encoded proteins:
- the ligA gene encoding NAD-dependent DNA ligase LigA — translated: MKKMTKPQAKNRIEKLKSQLQDIDYAYYVLDKPIVSDAARDSLKKELEKLEKQFPEFVTPDSTTQRIGGKALDKFEKVRHKAPKYSFGDVFSFEEVLEFDRKVKRFLDLPMDGDIEYTCELKIDGLNITLIYKKGVLDKAVTRGDGFIGENVTHTVRTIKSVPLKLKKEIDIEVGGEVYMPQASFKRLNASGKKSGGQIFANPRNAAAGTVRQLDPKVAAERDLDCFIYSIYSGPQKTTQEETLRYLKNLGFKINEHFAPVKSVGEIKKFFDRVAKIRSELDYEIDGIVMKVNSIGLQKKLGRTAKHVRWACAYKFTAEQATTVVEDIQVQVGRVGTLTPVAHLKPVRVAGSTVSRATLHNMDEIERLDVRIGDTVILQKAGDVIPDIVRVLPKMRTGKERKFKMPEKCPVCGSAVVKRMIMKGDERVNKVNTVVNKVNKLGVDKALKQRETVAYFCSNLNCLAQQKESLYHFVSRPAFNIEGLGPKIIDQLLNEGLIKDASDIFTLTQGDLKPLERFAEKSADNLVKAIEASKKVELGRFLYALGIRHAGEETAITLANHFAGLEKLKKATGEELARAKDIGSTVAKSIYEWFQNEKNLKFIKYLLKNGVKIKNPEKVSQKLAGKTFVLTGGLQGLTRDEAKQRIRRLGGDVSSSVSRETDFVVAGSEPGSKYDKAKKLGVKVIDEKEFLQMLRP